GGGGCTCGCGGGTCCTGGCCGTCCGCGGCCGCAAGAGCGGGGAGTGGCGCACCACCCCGGTCAACATGCTCACCCTGAACGGTGAGCGGTACCTGGTGGCGCCGCGCGGCCACACCCAGTGGGTCCGCAACCTGCGCGCCGCCGGCACCGGCGAGCTCCGGCTCGGCCGCCGTGCCGAGGCCTTCCGCGCCACCGAGCTGGAGGACGGGGCCAAGCCCGAGGTGCTGCGGGCGTACCTCAAGCGCTGGAAGTTCGAGGTGGGCGTGTTCTTCGACGGCGTGGACGACACCGCCTCCGACGAGGTGCTGCTGCGGATCGCCCCGGGGTACCCGGTGTTCCGGATCGCGGCGGCGTGAGGCGGCCCTACGGGGGAGTAGCGTGCCGGGTATGACTGATCACGGCTTCGCGGTGCCGGTGACCGTGCGTGGCTACGAGACGGACTCGCAGGGCCACCTCAACCAGGCGGTCTACCTGCAGTACGCGGAGCACGCCCGGTGGGCGTACATGCAGGAGGCCGGGGTCCGGCAGGCGGACCTGATCGCGAACGGGATCGGGCCGGTGGTGCTGGAGACCACGGTGCGGTACCGGCGGGAGCTGCGGGCGGGGGACGAGGTCCAGGTCAGCTGCCGGTTCATCTGGCGGGACGGCCGCACCTTCGGGATCGACCAGGCCATCACCCGGGCCGACGGCGTCCTCGCCGCCGAGATCACCTGCGTCGCAGGCTTCCTCGACCTCACCGAACGCCGCCTCGTCCCCGACCCCCGCGAGGCCGTCCGCCCCCTCGCCGCCAAGCCCGACCGCCTCGGCCTCTGAACGCGGGAACGCGCCCGCTGAACGCGCCCGCCCCGGTGGCGGTCAGCGGGTGAGGGCGGCGCGGATGTGCCGGGCGACCTCGGCGGCCTGGGCGTCGTCGGTGTAGCGGGTACGGGGCCAGAAGAAGCCGCGGAGACCGTCCTTGCGGTTGCGGGGCACCACGTGGACGTGCAGGTGCGGCACGGACTGGCTGATCCGGTTGTTGGCCGCGACGAAGCTCCCCGCCGCGGCCGTCCCCCGCTCCACCGCCGCCGTGACCCGCTGGACCCGTCCGAAGAACGGCCCGACCTGGTCCGCCGCCAGGTCGGTCACCGTCTCCACGTGCTCCCGGGGCACCACCAGCACATGGCCGGGGAAGAGCGGCCGGTGGTCCAGGAAGGCCACCGCCACCTCGTCCTCCAGGACCCGGTGCACCGGCACCGACCCCGCCACCACCGCGCAGAACAGGCAGTCCATGGCCGGATTATCGCCCCGGGCCGGGCGCCCTCAGCGGCGCCAGGCCGGGTCGGCCGCGATCGCCCGCAGCCGCTCCTTCGTCAGCGCCGGCTCGCCGGGCTCGGCCTGGTAGCCGGTGGTCCCGTTCCACTCGCCGACCGTCACCCGGGTGCCGTCCGGGTGGAGCGCCTCGGCGCCCCACGACAGCGCCGGCCCCTCGCCGCCCTTGGAGGCGTGGTCCTCCCGGGTGAACGAGAGGGTCCCGTCCTCGGCCCGGACCACCGGATCCTCGGACCCGCTCCCGTACGAGCCGCGCGGGTCGTGGTCCAGGCCCTGGGCCCAGCGGGGGTCCACCCGGACCGACAGCATGCTGGTCCGGCCGTCGGCGGTGACCAGCAGGTGGGCGGTGCCCCTGGTCTGCTGCTCGCCGGCCGGGTGGGGCTCGGCCCCGGCGGGCAGCAGGGTGCGCAGCACGCCGAGCAGCAGGTCCGGGGACGGCGGGGTGACGGTCGTCCCGGGGGCCGTCGGCCG
The window above is part of the Kitasatospora sp. HUAS MG31 genome. Proteins encoded here:
- a CDS encoding nitroreductase family deazaflavin-dependent oxidoreductase — its product is MPTGRVGTAVLSLSNRLVAALTGAGLSLWGSRVLAVRGRKSGEWRTTPVNMLTLNGERYLVAPRGHTQWVRNLRAAGTGELRLGRRAEAFRATELEDGAKPEVLRAYLKRWKFEVGVFFDGVDDTASDEVLLRIAPGYPVFRIAAA
- a CDS encoding HIT family protein — its product is MDCLFCAVVAGSVPVHRVLEDEVAVAFLDHRPLFPGHVLVVPREHVETVTDLAADQVGPFFGRVQRVTAAVERGTAAAGSFVAANNRISQSVPHLHVHVVPRNRKDGLRGFFWPRTRYTDDAQAAEVARHIRAALTR
- a CDS encoding acyl-CoA thioesterase is translated as MTDHGFAVPVTVRGYETDSQGHLNQAVYLQYAEHARWAYMQEAGVRQADLIANGIGPVVLETTVRYRRELRAGDEVQVSCRFIWRDGRTFGIDQAITRADGVLAAEITCVAGFLDLTERRLVPDPREAVRPLAAKPDRLGL